The sequence GGCTTCCAACGATTCACTCAGATGTGGAAATGTCCCTCCCTGACTCTTCTATTCtaaagaattatttttttcttgaattACTCAATTTTGTCTGaaacaaaaaacactgtttCTGCCTTGCATTGATACATTCAGCTGATTTACCTGATCAAATATATCAGATAAGTAGGCCGGTTTTTTCACAAAATTGATCATCAGTGTAATGCTCAGCAAGAGGGGAGCGTTGCTCTTCCAGAAATGTGTGCACTTCTTTTCTCAGTTCAAAAAGATGATTAAGCACACATCCTCTTGAAAGCCACCTTATTTCACTGTGGAACAAGAGCTGCAAATGATCAGCATCAAGTCTTTCACACagagctgcaaaacaccttgaGTTTAGCACATTTTTCTTTATATAGTTTACAGTTTTCACAGCAATGTTCATGACCTGATGCAGTTCTGGTGACATCTGCTTTGTTGCAAGACTTTCCTTGTGCAAGAAACAGTGCGTCCACTTTGCTTCTGGCAGTCACTCTTGGATTTGTTTAACAACACTGCAATGTTTTCCCGTCACAGCAGCTGCGCCGTCTGTGCAAATACCTGAGCAGTGTTTCCAATCAAGACCTTTTTCATACTCATTAATGCAGTGCATGACATTATCTGCCTCTGTTCTCATTTGAAGTTCTTTGCAAAAAAGCAGATCTTCACGAAGATTACTGTCCATGCAGTACCGGACAAAAACTAACAGTAACACGAAGTTGCTCTGTCGACTCGTCCAGCTGAATGGCAAAATAAGGGCTTGCCTTCGATCCACGATCAGTTTCATCGCTCATGTCAACAATTTGTCTAGCCACGGTGTCATCAGAAAGtggtattgactgaattttggTTGCAGCTGTGTCACCCAGTAACTCTCGACACATATCCACAGCACTTGGCAAAATAAGTTCCTCAGCGATAGTAAAGGCTTTCTTACTACGAGCAACACGAACGGCAACCATATGGCTAACTTTCAAGGTGACTTTTGATTGAGTTTATACTGATGTTATGACTTTTTGTTGAGCCTGAAGCTCATTATTTTCCTTAGAAAATATTCTTTTGGCTTCCCAACACATCCcgggtgttttgagttaaaatGTCTCTGCAGCTTTGATGGTTTTAGTGCCTCATTTTACAAAATTTCCCCACATTCAACATACTGCGACTTCGGCTTAGTACCTTCCCACCAGTTGAGAATCACTGGTTTATGATGTAATCCTTTTTAACATAATCATTTAAAacgattgtgtctcttcagaagtcTTGGATTAAACctcttgattcatatggattttcATCTCTTTATGAAACTTTTGAAGTGTCAGACTtttgagtatatatatatatatatatatatatatatatatatatatatatatatatatatatatatatatatatatatatatatatatatcttcacTTTATATTATAGTCACAtgtatattatatgtattaCATGTATATTATAgttatacagtcaaaccaaaatttattcagacaccttgaacatttcatttattaatacagtttattcactatagtttaaaaaattgtaataaaatatgacaagatctcatgTCTCACAAGAGTtcaactgtgtcagaaaaaaaaatattaattatgtcatataacactataacacaacaaaacatggtcaggtcaaatatatatatatatatatatatatatatatatatatatatatatatatatatatatatatatatatatatatatatatatatatatatatatatatatatataaatatacatatatatatatatatatatatatatatatatatatatatatatatatatatatattaaaaaatatcaaaaatgtctgaataatttttggtttgactgtatgctatattatatatttaggtGTATATATTGTATCATGTTTACTTTCTGTTGAAATTACTCTCATCTTTCTAATGTGAATATTTGGTCATATACAACAAAGCACTGCTGTACATTAttacaaacattatttttttaaaaatattataacatCCATTTTAAATTCCACATTTTTGATTAGATTAAACCACAAAGTTCAGAAGTTATGGTCAGTATGTGTTTTAATTGTTGTAAGTTTTACAGTGAATTCCATGTTCTCCTGGGACATAAAATACTTATTATTagcacatattttatatttccaCTGTCCACATTTATCACAAGGTTGATGCCCTCCATGCATATAATGTTATATAGGCTATTCACACAAGTAATGTTTAGAATGAAACAGAAATGTAGACCAATGTATATTTacgatttaaactttgtcattAACACTCAAAGAAAATTAGAAATATAGCAAAATGTAAAGTAACAAAAAATCAGATTGagttaactttatttttgtaaataagtTTAAACAGTCTCTGTCTTATTTCCTTGGCTTGTAGACCATATATTATAGGATTCAAGCTTGGTGGAATAACTTGGCGAATTATactagatatatttttactttcaGTGTATGCAGGGAAACGTTGAAGCAAAATGGCAGTGAATCCAGTAACCATCATGATTATATAAACAGCCAGATGAGTACTGCAGGTTTTTATTGCTTTGCTATTGGttgctttgtttttgcttttgaaGCATACCATCGCTATTCTGAGATATGTCAATAACACCCACCCCAGTGAGGAGGTGAGTAAAACCACAGTAAAAGTCAATCCATATACATTATTAATCACTGTATTTTCACAGGACAGTTTAAATAGTGAAGCATTGTCACAAAACAGATTTTGAATCACAGATCTGCAGTGAGACAGACGCACACTGAGGCCGATCAGAATCCCCACCAGCAGTACTGCAGCACCCCAGGCTCCTGCCGACAGTTTAACCACCATATTATTGGTCATTATAGTTGGGTATCGCAATGGATTGCAAATGGCCACATATCTGTCAAAGGCCATGATCATTAGAATAGTGTGGGATGCGGTTCCATACACATGTCCAAAAAAAGCTTGCATAGCGCACTCCACATATGTGATGTAGCGCTCAGAGGGGTCTGTTATAATATGACTCATCAAGCGTGGCAAAAGAACAATTGTGCCTAATAAATCATTCAGTGGCAAATTGCAGAAAAGAATGTACATAGGCTGATGTAACCTTTTTTCCACTGAGATCTGAATCAAAATCCCAATgttaaatactataataaataTGTAAGCAAGCAAAAAAATGATGAATGCAAGATGATTGGACAGAAGTTTAACTTGTAGTCCCTCCATTAAGAGTATGCTGTATCTGAATGTCAAGTTGTCCATCTgtgaaattaacaaaaaaacatgcattagAGTACAGGGCTGCATTTTCCCAAAAGCAAGTGCCTTAGATCGTAGAGACAGTAGATTGTGGTTTCTACAGCAGGTTGTGGTTACACCGTTAAGTGTTTTTAGTGTTTTCAGGGAGGTGCAGCATATACATATCtgttcacatttaaaaaaaaaaaaaaaaaaagaagtgtttTCATGAGCCTTTAATGCAgcacatatacagtatatgtaaaTTACTAAACAAGAACAGAAGTAGAAAGTATGTCTGTCTTCACATTgtggtaaaaacaaaacaaaaaaaaaaatatttgcccACTCCAGTAATTCTCATAAACTTTAATCCACAGCAGCAGGTATGAAGTATTTGAGTATTTGATAATTGctgataatgaaaaataaattcaCAACTAAATTGTTTACCCCACTCCGATATGTATACTTACGAAGTTAGATGACTAATAGATAAATAGTTGTCACTTCAGTTTAATATAGTGGCACACAGCTGTTGCATTCCCTTTAACTTGGtaatcattcaaaagaaaaacCGTGATGTGTTTCAGAAGAGCTGGCTTGACCACTTTATATGTGTATCACACACAAACTGTTTTGTCGTCATTACCCAAGAGCGTTAAACAATTTTCTTTGGAGGACTACTGATCAGGTTTTCTTGTATTGtaccctagtgaaaaataaatatgctaaaatgtatttgaaatacatttattttatgctaagTATACCATAATTGCATTTACATATTAATGTACTTAATATAAATACCCTTCAATTGTACTTTTATTATACTAAATTGGTATACTGAAAGTCTGctaaactgtaaaaaatatttgtgggttgaggtccaactaaagatatacttaagtatatttgtttgtgctaaagtggaactattgcaagtatactttaggtACACTTTATATATCTTGCATTCAAATTATACAGTGATCATACTATCCTTACTAATAGTGATATTAAACAGATTTTAGgcttaatattaagaaatatcaattgtgaaataaagaagaactccaaataaagtttaattaaaatatttatttcagtatgttAGCAAacatagtagtcaacatttgaagttgatcaaaacctttcttcaatgttagggttagggttagtcctaaaaccttcttgggacaactttgattaacttttttagatccgcttcaaatgttgactactgtgtATTAATGGGTTTGTAGTTAGTGTGAAATGAACGTAGGGTTTTTTACTTGGGCAGACTCTGCATCCATTGCCTCTGACATGATTTCTCACCGTCACGCACCTAACTTGGAAACTCTTAAGAAAATCCAAAGTTACCtaaactcataattatgagttgTGCTGATGTTCATGTGCATTTTATCTCATAAATACATTATTCCTGAAATGATTTGAAAACACTGTAACTGCTGACGCTAAACCTTGCCCTCCACTGGCCTGCCCCAATGTCCTAACATTGGTTGAACCAGAAGTTGACACATATAGACCGAAATTATTGATGTGTTTCGAACACACCATTAAGCGAATGCCATCACACTCCCCAATAATCGGTTTAGCTGTACTTTTGCTTAACTACCAAACTCACTGTAATGCACACTATTGGGAATCTGCGTTGCAATTTTTCATTAGGAAACTGGGTCTAGAAACTCATTGTAGCTAAAGACAGAAGTCTCACCATGTATTTCATATCTGAGAATGATGACATTATTTTAGATGAGACTTGTGCAAACCAAAGAAAATGTGAGTTATGGACTGAAACATCTAGTTTTCTTCTGCTAACTGGCTGTAAGGGCAGAATTTTCAAACCCAACTTTTGCCTATACAGCTCAACTATAACAATGAGCAATTtgcaaataaaattaatttgttaaatatttaactaGCCTACTACAtcagtaatttatttttgttgaatacTATGTTGACCTGTTATGATTAAATGTACAATGAACTGTATTTGAGTTCTAGTTTAGTATAAAAATAGTATTGGCCTAGATAAAAGTTTACAGGAAATATATTTTGAGTTGCAAAAAATAATCATGAAGTTTTATAATTATGACCTTTACCTTTTCAATAATTTGCGCACACTTTGAATATCAGGTAGGCTATtgtttaattcaattcaaatttctatagcacttttcacaattttgCATCACTGCAAAgcaaatatacatacatatagaaAGTAGTTACAAaagtaaatatttgtaattatgaCAAATTGTTACAGGTTTGCTGTTGTAGAGATGAGGCGtttacggatttccacaatagaTGGGTATTTATTAAAGACACACGGAGACAACAACCAAACACTTCATATAACATTTAGAACAtttagaacagacaaggagtgaagggagtgagtccatatatatatagggagtgcaaacgaggacgtccaggtgatggtgatgggtgatgatgaggagctgacgagggaagtgagtgcaggtgtagaaacaggaggatcatggagAGTCTTGGAGACGAGGGaactgtaacagtacctccccctcccggtaggcgcgaccacggggtgggcgccctggagacctcatgccggtgcagggagaggcatgggtaggagtggaggtctccagggcgggtccATGAgccgggtcaggtgcagcgggcagccacggcgggtcaggtgcagcgggcagccacggcgggtcaggtgcagcgggcagccacggcgggtcaggtgcagcgggcagccacggcgggtcaggtgcagcgggcagccacggcgggtcaggtgcagcgggcagccacggcgggtcaggtgcagcgggcagccacggcgggtcaggtgcagcgggcagccacggcgggtcaggtgcagcgggcagccacggcgggtcaggtgcagcgggcagccacggcgggtcaggtgcagcgggcagccacggcgggtcaggtgcagcgggcagccacggcgggtcaggtgcagcgggcagccacggcgggtcaggtgcagcgggcagccacggcgggtcaggtgcagcgggcagccacggcgggtcaggtgcagcgggcagccacggcgggtcaggtgcagcgggcagccacggcgggtcaggtgcagcgggcagccacggcgggtcaggtgcagcgggcagccacggcgggtcaggtgcagcgggcagccacggcgggtcaggtgcagcgggcagccacggcgggtcaggtgcagcgggcagccacggcgggtcaggtgcagcgggcagccacggcgggtcaggtgcagcgggcagccacggcgggtcaggtgcagcgggcagccacggcgggtcaggtgcagcgggcagccacggcgggtcaggtgcagcgggcagccacggcgggtcaggtgcagcgggcagccacggcgggtcaggtgcagcgggcagccacggcgggtcaggtgcagcgggcagccacggcgggtcaggtgcagcgggcagccacggcgggtcaggtgcagcgggcagccacggcgggtcaggtgcagcgggcagccacggcgggtcaggtgcagcgggcagccacggcgggtcaggtgcagcgggcagccacggcgggtcaggtgcagcgggctgccacggcgggtcaggtgcagcgggcagccacggcgggtcaggagacgtgggcagccacggcgggtcaggagacgtgggcagccacggcgggtcaggagacGTGGGCAGCCACAGCAGTGTTCGGAGCCCACCCCCATGTGTATTCcccacatgtcccccacccacgggtacttggcccccccaaaaaaatacttGGGGAGGTTTAGGATAGCAACAAGGAGTCCCAGAGACATCATGGAAatgtgggtggaggagcatggagcAGCTGATTCGGCGGCGGAGcatggcgctgcttgctcggcggcggagactggcgctgcttgctcggcggcggagactggcgctgcttgctcggcggcggagactggcgctgcttgctcggcggcggagactggcgctgcttgctcggcggcggagactggcgctgcttgctcggcggcggagactggagtgGCTGGCTCGAAGGTGGCTGGAAAAGGGGTCCAGTCCATCCCCTCAAATTCGATCagaatccccacaggcactggggTCGGCTCTGTGGAGACTGGCGAagtttgctcggcggcggcggctggagctgagggctcggcggctggagcggattgctcggcggcggcggctggagcggaaggctcggcggcggcggctggagcggattgctcggcggcggcggctggagcggattgctcggcggcggcggctggagcggattgctcggcggcggcggctggagctgagggctcggcggcggcggctggcggCCAGGAGTGGGCAGGACATGTTGAAGCGGCATGTGCAGGGTTTCGGTGTAAGGTGAGCTGGTGATGCCCGATAAGCTGCTGATGGGGCTGGACAAGGACTCTGGTTCTCTAGAACTTTATCTACTACAAAACTAGAACCATTTAACAGGAGAATCACATTCAGGGAATCGACTAAGGAGAATTTACAGGCTGGTTCATTATAACGAATAAAGTCCCATCAGAAAAACAGCATTAAGGCAGGCATCAGTCCAGCTCACCAAATAAGAAACCTCcaaaaactcctccacatacctctccaacgGCCTGCCACCCTGCCGCAAACGGCAAAGTCTTTCCTCCGCCCGGAGAGACTTCGGGGGCTCAGAAAAAAGGAAATACCCATCCCCTCTTGTGGAGATCCAGCGGTAttggtctgttcttctgttacAGGTTTGCTGTTGTAGAGATGAGGCGtttacggatttccacaatagaTGGGTATTTATTAAAGACTCACGGAGACAACAACCAAACACTTCATAtaacatttataacatttagaacagacaaggagtgaagggagtgagtccatatatatagggagtgcaaacgaggaagtccaggtgatggtgatgggtgatgatgaggagctgacgagggaagtgagtgcaggtgtagaaacaggaggatcatgggaaatggagtcttggagacgagggaactgtaacacaaataaagaaaacaacataTAGTCAGTTTGATGAAAGGTGAATGGTGAAAGAAATTCACATACCTGATCAGAAGTTTTATTACTTTAGTGTATTGTAATGCATTCCAAAGCACCTACTGTAATACACTTTTCCCATTAATGCTACTTTAATGGCCCGTTGCACTTTGAAATATGGGCTGTCAAAATATTATGAATTACAAATTACTAACTAATCATTAAACCGATCCTGACCAGTCTTCAAAAATTAcacaaaaagttaataaatttaaaacattaactgcatgaaaagtaaataattttaatctATGCGTCACATTTAAATTTGCAGTGTAATGCGAGACCGCCAACCCGCCAAATAATTTcattgcatttttgtcaagAGCAGTTGTGGTGCATTGAGAGTCAAATCACGCAGAGAATCGGCAGAGAAATGTTACACATGATTTTATTCCATCTACACACAGTGAAATACAATCAATTCTGCACGTTCGCATTTTCCCACCAAGGAACGGAACTGTCTGTGTTTTAGTGCGTGCACAAGAATAAAACTATGTTATGCCGGTTTATAGAATTGCTTCATGTTGCGTTAATGACAGATCATGTCAAGTAAAATGGAAGCAAAACATTCTTGATATTTAATGTTGCATCTGCTGGTTTTATTTCTTCAACAGCTTAAAGTTTAATGCTCGTTTGTGTTATATAACTACAGGCtgtttcacatttattttcacgCACCACTTACTGTGCCTATTGAGACTTTTCTCTGCGATTTAAGTCTTTGTATCCATATAATTTGTGCTGTCATTAATAGTTGTCATTAATAATGTCTGTTCGCTTATAGCTATACTTATAACAGTATAGAGAGAACACAAAGTAACCCCAGTTTCGCATGGTCCATGTCTGAGTGGTGGCACAACAAGTAAACTAAGTGCTCTTGTGCAACAgcgacccgggttcgattccagCCCGCACTGGTTCCTGCATTGAATGTTCATATACATATGTTCCCATTGTCTCACTGATGTTAACTGGATAAGTAAGTTACTGGTATACTGTGGGTGTCTCTAAAAGGCATATTCTTAAGCTGTGACTTGTAATGACTGAGAAAAATCAGACACCATTATTTGTTATAGTTACAAGCTCCTAGGTGTGACCTTAAGTCTTTCCTCTGGCTACCATCCCCAAACGAATGGGCAGACGGAGAGGAAGATTCAGGAGATCGGCCGTTTCCTACataccttctgtcatggccaccaggactcctggaaccagttattgggttgggccgagtatgCCCAGAATTCGCTCCGCCAATCAACCACTGGACTCACTCCATttcagtgcgtactcggctatcAACCCCCACTGTTTCACTGGACCAGGGAACCTTCAGATGTCCCAGCAGTTGATTACTGGTACCTTGCACCATGTTTTCCCCAATTCGTCATGCATTTGGACCACAGCTCTGTGGGTGTAAGATGGAAAAAATGGCTACAACGGTTTGAGAATTTTCTACTGGCAATGGACATCAAAGATGACACAAGGAAATGGGCAATGCTCCTACACTACGCTGGAGATGAAGTTCAGGATATATTTGACACGCTGTCTGAAACAGGCCAGGCTAAAGACTACGCTGTTGCTGTTAACAAACTCAATGAATATTTCACTTCGAAGGTAAACATTGCATACAAGACATACATTTTCAGAGAGGCTACTCAGAAAGCTGGAGAATCGCTTGACGCTTATCATACGAGGCTGAGACAATTAGCCGCAATGTACCAATTCACTGATATTGACAGAGAGATCAAGACCATGATTATTCAAATGTGTACATCAAATAAACTTCGGCATCAAGCACTTCAGAATCCATGACTTTAACTGATTTGTTAGCGATGGGACGAGCCATGGAGGTGGCAGAGGTGCAAGCTGCAGGtatagaacaaaaacaaaactgtgcTGCAAATTCCCAAGATGTAATGACCGTATCCAGTCCAAGCAACATtgtcaaaaaaacatgttgaGATTTTTCAGTCCACATCAGGTAAAAGCACCATTCCTAAGTTAGATAAGATTTTCTCATCTTTTGGTGTGCCTTCAGAAGTAAAAACAGACAATGGCCCACCTTTTAATGGACATGATTTTGCTGATTTTTCCTCATATTTAGGGTTCAAACACAGGAAAATCACCACACTTTTGCCGCAAGCAAATGCGGAAGCAGAGTGGTTTATGCGGACACTGGAGAAAGCTATTCAAGCAGCTCATGTGAACAATTTACCGTGGAAGCAAGTTTTGTACACTTTCCTTCTCAATTATCGTGCCACCCCACATTGTTCGACAAAAAAGTCACCTGCTGAAGTTTTGTTTGGAAGGCACATATGCAAAGAAGAGGGAAGTAAAATGGATGATGGCTGGGAATTAAACATTCCAGGTCAAACCAAAACAGTAAAACCAGCAACATCACTTTCACCAGCAGCTGGTCCACAGTCACAGACTTCAGAGGTCAGGAGATATCCTCAGAGAGAGCACAGGGGACCTCCAGGAAGACTAGCAGATTATGAAATCCACAGTTTATAGATTGAGGAACTTTTGGGACATTGAGTAAAATTTTCATTGTTCACTGTTTATTTGAATCATATGGAAATATCTGAAGGTGAAGAGGgttgtaatgtttaatgttaTGTTAATTATAGACACTAGGGGGCAGAAACGTAGTTATGGGTTTTGGGAGAGACAATGAAGAAGAAAGTTAACTTTGTTGAAATGCATGTGTGAATTGTGGGGAGGATactggaaaaataaaaatgtgtttattcatACACCAGCCTTGAGTGTGATAAAGACAAGAACATTATAGATATGAAATTTCACTATACAATGGAGCAACATATCAGAAATGCAGTATTTTGATTTCATCTACATAAACTGTCATTAATTTAGTATTAATAATCTTCTATCTGTTAATAGAGTGCTGTAGTGACTACATTCATTCAGTTTATTAAATAatgttgaataaaatatttgaaattcaaatttaaacagATAATTGTTAAATTCACTTTATTAACAGTAAGGTGCCGGCGGTCACGCCGGCAAATACCACCTCGGTTTTTTCCTTACCAGTGCAAAAGAGTCCCAAAATACATCATTTACGTTATACATCGTTCTATTCTGTGAAATGTcttattcttttatttgtgtacacagaaaaaacaaaatgttgtgattttttcaaatatatatatatatatatatatatatatatatatatatatatatatatatataaaacatgatgcgtgatctgtcGTCTCTCTCTGAATGAAGTCCATTCTGATAGTCTAGACCAGAGGTCTTCAACCCCGCTCCTGGGGACCCACTGTccagagctaaactctgcaggacagtgggtcCCCAGGAGCAGGGCTGAAGACCTCTGGTCTAGACAATATTTAGACAATATTTCTTTGGCCTGTTTTGGACAGATTATATAGGGTTTACTGTAAAATATCCTTTATAGTGCCACATCAATGAAGCTTTTGTTTGCAAtgaatgatgaaaattcagttttgcataacagaaataaattatattttaaagtatattaaaatagaaacaaTACGTGTGCAATACGGGTACAAATATGACCCGCATACTCCCTTCATTCGTACTTTTACTTCGGAACTGAGCGGTTGTACAGCCATCACTCTTTCCAATTCATCTCTATTGAGAGTATATTTCTGAGcatataacattattttaaattgtagtagtatttcacaatattgctgtttttctgtatttttgatcaaataaatgcgtGCTTGATGAGCATGagatttatttcaaaaacattaaaaatagtgatGTGTTCAATCTTTTGACCGgtactgtatatttaaaataggcctatacaaaatttt comes from Chanodichthys erythropterus isolate Z2021 chromosome 22, ASM2448905v1, whole genome shotgun sequence and encodes:
- the LOC137012708 gene encoding olfactory receptor 52D1-like produces the protein MDNLTFRYSILLMEGLQVKLLSNHLAFIIFLLAYIFIIVFNIGILIQISVEKRLHQPMYILFCNLPLNDLLGTIVLLPRLMSHIITDPSERYITYVECAMQAFFGHVYGTASHTILMIMAFDRYVAICNPLRYPTIMTNNMVVKLSAGAWGAAVLLVGILIGLSVRLSHCRSVIQNLFCDNASLFKLSCENTVINNVYGLTFTVVLLTSSLGWVLLTYLRIAMVCFKSKNKATNSKAIKTCSTHLAVYIIMMVTGFTAILLQRFPAYTESKNISSIIRQVIPPSLNPIIYGLQAKEIRQRLFKLIYKNKVNSI